In Toxoplasma gondii ME49 chromosome V, whole genome shotgun sequence, the DNA window GCCTGCCTTCGCACTGGTGTGCGAAGTGCCACCGCTGAACGCATCCGCTTCGCACTGCTGTCAACTTCTCGACAGCCGGTAAACAACTCCTCGGTTTGTTCCCGGTAAATTAGGCATCGAATTACAGGATACACGATAGTGGACTCATTCTCAAACTGTTTCTGAGAACCTCAAGAGCACTCTGGGCACCGTCCGCATGTCGATTTCGCCTAAATTTGAACGCCCTACTTTTCCTGAGCATAAACGCATGGACCATAGACTCCTAACAGTTCGTTTGGAAGAATATTTGCAGAAATGGAGGTCAACGGGTAAAAAAAATATTCTGTAGAGTTGCTAGGTGAGAAAAGTTGACGCACCTCTCACAAGCGCTCACCCGCTACCTCGCGCTGTGCGTTCCCTGAACCCGCTATGGCAGTGTCTCTCGTAGCAGACAAACATCGACAGGGTGGCTCACCATGGCATGCCGTTGACGCTAGATGCAGCTGGCACGGATGTGCCGATTCAATTTTACCTGGCTGTGGATCTCAGATTTTTCCAAAATCCATGGTAGCATTCATCTGAGGTGCCTCAGCCGAACCCGACTGCTACATTTTTGCGAAGGAAAGTGTGTTTTCCCCCTCCTGCGGTTCAATCCGAGCGGACGAGGCGGACGGGGAGCTTTCGCGGCAGGTTGTCAACGAGACTCAGCCGCTGAAGGCTACTCAGCCTGCGTTGAATGCCTGCTTTGTTTATTCACCGGCACTTTTCGCGGAGCCAGCATTCTCATTCTCTTCTGTGCGGTACTGCAGCTCTGCGCGTCTCTTATCGTACGCGTACTGTCAGGATATTTTATCTCCTCATCAAGACCATCCCGATTCTGGAGCGTTTGCTCCTTCGGAACCTCGTTATGGCATGCATAGTAATTCATCTCTGCCCTAGTTGACAGTGGCAGTGGTTGCTTCACCACGTCGCTGACGCAGTGTGCGACTGAAGGGTCAACAAAGCTGACGTCGGTAGTATCTATCAACATGAGAATCCAGAACCAGTTACCCCCCCCGACGCACCAAAGCGGCTCCTTGACTTGGTGGCAACGGcccctccgtcttctcgaTGCTGTTCTTAGTGGATATGGTTTGCCGCTGGCGCTACGgtcgagaaaaggaaacagctTGATCGAACAGGTGAGCTTCTTCACGTGTGAAGTTGCCGGCGGGACGCGTGAGGGCAGACTGACAGCTTGCAGCATGCGCTACTCAGTTGCTTTTCCGTTCACGGAGTGACGCATTCGCCTGAGAGTGGTTTTGGAAGAGGTATAAACTACACCATTCGTCTTTGACTCATGAGGCTCGATTCTCGCTTTTCACATGCCCACTGCGTTGGATCTTCCGTGTAATTTAACGGGCATGGCCATTTGCGTGGGTGCTGTGTTCCCTCAGGTGCTGGTGACTATCCTGTGCGCAGTGCTAGTTTCCTTGTTGCTGAGAAAGCTGATAACTGACTACAGAGTCGATTTGATCTGGCAGCAATTCTTGGAGAAGCTGACGGAGGCGCTCGCGGTAAGCCAAACTACATGCAGATCGCCAGAGTCAGACACTACTTGTAAGACCGAAATCACTCAAACCCACTGCACCAGACCTCGGCGGAGGATCTAAATAACCGACTCGGAGCGTCCCGCGATATGCGAGACACTGTGCCACTCATACACCGAGAGACAGTCGTCGAATTTGCGTGACTCACTCCTCTGGGCATTTCTCTTTTGTGCCCTCAGGTAAACGAGCTGGACGTGTCTCACATTCAGCGCATGATTCGTTCAGAGCTATCTTCCCCCCAACTTAGCGGCAAGCTCCGCTCTCGTCATGCGTATGAGCTCTTTCGAACACTGCGGCTGCGGCAGGACATGATCCTGACTCAGGTAAGGTGTGCTGTACCAATCGTGGCGTGACGGGAGTTTCAGTTGTCAAGAGGAAAGTGAACATTCCCTGTCCTAATAGCAATTCGGTAGAACCGTTGGGAGAAACACGGGGAGCTGTCTCTCACAAAGGCCGTCACCCTGCAGACCACGCTCAACGAGCTGCAAAGAATAGCTGCGGTCGTGGTGTGGGTTTTTCAGGACTTCAACGCGGTTGCGTCGGAGGTCGCCGCACTCGGCGTGCCTGTAGATCTTGCACTTCTACGAGCTGAGACAAAAAGGTGAGGCTGGACTGAAGGTGAAGCGTATTTGTT includes these proteins:
- a CDS encoding hypothetical protein (encoded by transcript TGME49_285930) — protein: MRIQNQLPPPTHQSGSLTWWQRPLRLLDAVLSGYGLPLALRSRKGNSLIEQVLVTILCAVLVSLLLRKLITDYRVDLIWQQFLEKLTEALAVNELDVSHIQRMIRSELSSPQLSGKLRSRHAYELFRTLRLRQDMILTQDFNAVASEVAALGVPVDLALLRAETKRPQTRTYTTGRALKISDWVRMGPPIRTLLLHIASICRLFMHTIQEASDIIFNDPASSLVALCI